In the genome of Rubrivirga marina, the window CGAGGACGTTCTCGTGGTCGCGGACGGCGTCCTTGATCGCCTGGCACTGGGCGGACGTCATCGTCCCGTGCTCGACGTAGCTCGCGAGCGTGAACACGCGCCGGGCGGGCTTGCGGATGACGAAGCAGGCGCGGGGGACGAGCGGCGGGACGAACCCCTGGAGCCGGGCGCCCCCGAACGTCTCGGCCGGGAGCTCGGCCTGGACCGAGGGCGTCGTCGGACCGAGCGTGTCTCCCCGGTAGGCCGCGACGGTGCCCAGGAACTGCTCGACTTGGTCGCCGCGGACGGCGGCCCCGAGGCAGACCTTGCCGCGCGAGTGCGTGTCGGCTCGGAGCACGCCGTCGCCCGCGTTGACGTAGACCTCGGTGACGTCGTCGTCGGCGAACGTGGCGACCACCTCGGGGCCGAGGTACCGCTCCATGAGCCCACGGTAGCGGGACTCCTTCGAGAGGTCCTGGCCGGACGACGTTGCGGCGAGCGAGGTCATAGGAAGTCGGTCTGAGCGCCTTGCGGCAGAGTGCTCATCCCGGTAGGTGCCGGACCGCCTCCGATCCCGCCACCCTCCTCCGCAGTTTTTCGGACGTCCCCCTCCCCCCCTCCCCGCCTGACTGGTGGCGTCCACCATGGCCGACCTTCAAGTGCCTGGGCACTACAATAGTAAGTGCCCAGGCACTTAAATATGAGCCTCGGTTCTATTGGCCCTCCAGTGTCCCCAGCAGACGCTCGACGCGCTCGTACGCTCTGCCCCCCTCCGATCTCGTGCCCCACACGGCGGACTTCAGGACGACTACGGCCTCGTTCCCGCGCCCGTCGGCAACCAGGGCCTCGGCGTGCACAGAAGCGGCCGTCAAGAGAGCGTCGAAGTACGGTCCAAACAATGGCAAATGGTCGCGAGCGATCTGAAGACCGGCCTCGCTGAGTTCGAGCGCACGGGCGACGTCGCTGGACTCGAGCGCGATCTCGGCGAGAGCCGCTCGCGCCACCGCCGCGGTCCCCGGCCCCGCGTCCTCCGGCCTCATGGCGACCGCCCGCCGGAGCGGAACCGCAGCAGCGGCGTTGCTCCCCCACTGGTAGAGCGTTCGGCCTTGTTCCGTGAGCGCGTACGCGAGGATGGCCGGGTCTCCCGTGGCCTCCGCGTCAGCGACCACGTCAGAGAAGACGGCGGCGGCCTGCGGTCCCCTGTTCGCCGTGAGAACGGCGTCATGCGTCCGAGCACGAACGGACCGGCGGTCGCCCTCGCCGAACTGGTTTGACAAGACCCGAACGGCCCGGCCCGTGACCTCCAGCGCCTCGGAACGGGCACCCGCCCGCCGGAGGGCGAGGGCTTCGACGTGGAGCCCGAGGGCAACGCCTTCGGCCCAAGCCTCGGTCGTCTCCACGGGTCCGTTCGGCCGGCCGAGAGCACGGAGCGCCGCGGTCGCGCTCCGTGCTCGTTCGGCAGCCTCGTCGTGCTTGCCCTGTGCGGTGAGCGCCAGCGCAGCGACCGTCCCGGCTCGAGCCGCCAACAAGCCGAGGCCCACTGTGCTCTTCATGAGTGGGAACGCATCGGTAGTACTCCCGACCCCGGCAAGGCCTCCTCCCCCCCGTTCGGCCTCGGGGTCCAGGCCAAGCCGGTCGAACACGGCGCTCGCACGTCGCGATAGGTCGAGCGCCCCTTCTAGTTCCCCCGCGTACACGCTGTAGAGCGCGAGGTCGGTGTCGATGGACGCGGCAACTGCGCTGCCTTCGCCGTAACGAGAGACCGCCAGGGCGCGAGCCTCTACGGCGAGTTCGGTGGCTCGCCGGAGACCGTCCGAGGTCGGGGTCCCGGCGATCTCGCGCCCGGCGAACCCGGCCGCACACCGGGCTTGACCCCGGAGCGCTGCGATGACGGTGGGGTGGTCCGGGCCGCTCGCCGCGCGGAGGAGGACCGCTCGGCTGTAGAGACGGAGCGCCTCGTCGAGGTCTCCCCGCTCGGACAGCTGCTCGGCGAGCGTGAGGGAGAGGTCGGCGCCGACGGTCGGTTGGCTGACGCCGCCCTCGACGATCTCGGCGGCCCGGACGAGGAAGGCCCGCCCCGCGCGGGCCTCGGTGGGCGCCGACCGGATCACGTCCTCGACGACGAGCGCGAGTTGACCGGCGCTCGCCTCAGCGCCTCCGGTCGAGGCCCGCCAGCGCTGCTCGGCGGCGGCGAAGGCGAGCACCACAGCGAG includes:
- a CDS encoding serine/threonine-protein kinase → MVRRKVGEGGMGAVYLADDPRTGQRAAVKVLTSTAPNARARFAREQRQLAALRHESIPKLLGSGATEDGRPFFAMEYVRGAPITDFARAHSLSPTERLGAFAILCDAVRHAHANLVVHRDIKPSNVVASRGPDGECRVHLLDFGVAKPLDDRDFGTSWGRGGDTTGPGFRPMTPAYAAPEQALPAGAGRAAETTTATDVFALGTLLYELLTGRRPLDGCAPPSRVVELDLSRQGRWAIDAIVERAIDPDPDQRYGSADALHVDVRRVSNGRPPAGVGVSFTRRAAWFAARHRGGLVAASACVLAVVLAFAAAEQRWRASTGGAEASAGQLALVVEDVIRSAPTEARAGRAFLVRAAEIVEGGVSQPTVGADLSLTLAEQLSERGDLDEALRLYSRAVLLRAASGPDHPTVIAALRGQARCAAGFAGREIAGTPTSDGLRRATELAVEARALAVSRYGEGSAVAASIDTDLALYSVYAGELEGALDLSRRASAVFDRLGLDPEAERGGGGLAGVGSTTDAFPLMKSTVGLGLLAARAGTVAALALTAQGKHDEAAERARSATAALRALGRPNGPVETTEAWAEGVALGLHVEALALRRAGARSEALEVTGRAVRVLSNQFGEGDRRSVRARTHDAVLTANRGPQAAAVFSDVVADAEATGDPAILAYALTEQGRTLYQWGSNAAAAVPLRRAVAMRPEDAGPGTAAVARAALAEIALESSDVARALELSEAGLQIARDHLPLFGPYFDALLTAASVHAEALVADGRGNEAVVVLKSAVWGTRSEGGRAYERVERLLGTLEGQ